A region of Arabidopsis thaliana chromosome 5, partial sequence DNA encodes the following proteins:
- a CDS encoding Paired amphipathic helix (PAH2) superfamily protein (Paired amphipathic helix (PAH2) superfamily protein; FUNCTIONS IN: molecular_function unknown; INVOLVED IN: regulation of transcription, DNA-dependent; LOCATED IN: nucleus; CONTAINS InterPro DOMAIN/s: Paired amphipathic helix (InterPro:IPR003822); BEST Arabidopsis thaliana protein match is: SIN3-like 4 (TAIR:AT1G70060.1); Has 1807 Blast hits to 1807 proteins in 277 species: Archae - 0; Bacteria - 0; Metazoa - 736; Fungi - 347; Plants - 385; Viruses - 0; Other Eukaryotes - 339 (source: NCBI BLink).), with protein sequence MSASKITKSNPRKYLKIVKNKLQNKREIYVRFLQVMTAYSAQRIDPSGVKSVVKELFKEDQEPISGFNTFLPKGFEIKPECDQNGFKIKLECEQTPPKKYVDIEYSEALDFVRKVKDDDRIYKSFVTIMDMYKKKNKSLDEVCREVYMCVYLLQY encoded by the exons ATGAGCGCATCGAAGATAACTAAAAGTAACCCACGTAAGTACCTCAAGATTGTGAAGAACAAACTTCAAAACAAACGTGAAATTTATGTTAGGTTTCTTCAGGTCATGACTGCTTACTCAGCTCAGag AATTGATCCAAGTGGTGTAAAATCAGTGGTTAAAGAACTCTTCAAAGAGGACCAAGAGCCGATATCAGGTTTCAATACATTCTTGCCAAAGggttttgaaataaaaccCGAGTGTGACCAAAatggtttcaaaataaaactcgAGTGTGAACAAACTCCACCAAAGAAGTATGTTGATATTGAGTATTCAGAAGCTCTTGATTTTGTCAGAAAAGTTAAG GATGATGACCGTATATACAAATCATTTGTAACTATTATGGACatgtacaaaaagaaaaacaagagcCTTGACGAAGTCTGTCGTGAggtatatatgtgtgtatacctactacaatattaa
- the LSP1 gene encoding Eukaryotic initiation factor 4E protein, protein MATDDVNEPLPAAAELPATEAEKQPHKLERKWSFWFDNQSKKGAAWGASLRKAYTFDTVEDFWGLHETIFQTSKLTANAEIHLFKAGVEPKWEDPECANGGKWTWVVTANRKEALDKGWLETLMALIGEQFDEADEICGVVASVRPQSKQDKLSLWTRTKSNEAVLMGIGKKWKEILDVTDKITFNNHDDSRRSRFTV, encoded by the exons ATGGCGACCGATGATGTGAACGAGCCTCTCCCGGCGGCGGCGGAATTACCGGCGACAGAGGCGGAGAAACAACCACACAAGCTCGAAAGAAAGTGGAGTTTCTGGTTCGATAACCAATCAAAGAAAGGCGCCGCCTGGGGAGCTTCTCTTCGTAAAGCCTATACTTTCGACACCGTCGAAGATTTTTGGGG ATTGCACGAGACTATATTTCAGACTAGCAAATTGACAGCGAATGCTGAAATTCACTTGTTCAAAGCTGGTGTTGAGCCAAAGTGGGAAGATCCAGAGTGTGCTAATGGAGGAAAGTGGACTTGGGTTGTTACTGCTAATAGGAAGGAAGCTTTAGACAAAGGCTGGCTTGAAACT TTGATGGCTTTGATTGGAGAGCAATTTGATGAAGCAGATGAGATTTGTGGTGTGGTTGCTAGTGTCCGTCCACAGTCGAAGCAAGACAAGCTCTCCTTGTGGACTAGGACGAAGTCTAATGAAGCTGTTCTG ATGGGTATTGGGAAGAAGTGGAAGGAGATACTTGATGTCACCGACAAGATAACTTTCAATAACCAT GATGATTCCAGAAGAAGCCGGTTCACTGTCTGA
- the LSP1 gene encoding Eukaryotic initiation factor 4E protein (LOSS OF SUSCEPTIBILITY TO POTYVIRUS 1 (LSP1); FUNCTIONS IN: RNA binding, RNA 7-methylguanosine cap binding, translation initiation factor activity; INVOLVED IN: translational initiation, response to virus; LOCATED IN: nucleus, cytoplasm; EXPRESSED IN: 25 plant structures; EXPRESSED DURING: 16 growth stages; CONTAINS InterPro DOMAIN/s: Eukaryotic translation initiation factor 4E (eIF-4E) (InterPro:IPR001040), Eukaryotic translation initiation factor 4E (eIF-4E), conserved site (InterPro:IPR019770); BEST Arabidopsis thaliana protein match is: eukaryotic translation initiation factor 4E (TAIR:AT4G18040.1); Has 35333 Blast hits to 34131 proteins in 2444 species: Archae - 798; Bacteria - 22429; Metazoa - 974; Fungi - 991; Plants - 531; Viruses - 0; Other Eukaryotes - 9610 (source: NCBI BLink).) yields the protein MATDDVNEPLPAAAELPATEAEKQPHKLERKWSFWFDNQSKKGAAWGASLRKAYTFDTVEDFWGLHETIFQTSKLTANAEIHLFKAGVEPKWEDPECANGGKWTWVVTANRKEALDKGWLETLMALIGEQFDEADEICGVVASVRPQSKQDKLSLWTRTKSNEAVLV from the exons ATGGCGACCGATGATGTGAACGAGCCTCTCCCGGCGGCGGCGGAATTACCGGCGACAGAGGCGGAGAAACAACCACACAAGCTCGAAAGAAAGTGGAGTTTCTGGTTCGATAACCAATCAAAGAAAGGCGCCGCCTGGGGAGCTTCTCTTCGTAAAGCCTATACTTTCGACACCGTCGAAGATTTTTGGGG ATTGCACGAGACTATATTTCAGACTAGCAAATTGACAGCGAATGCTGAAATTCACTTGTTCAAAGCTGGTGTTGAGCCAAAGTGGGAAGATCCAGAGTGTGCTAATGGAGGAAAGTGGACTTGGGTTGTTACTGCTAATAGGAAGGAAGCTTTAGACAAAGGCTGGCTTGAAACT TTGATGGCTTTGATTGGAGAGCAATTTGATGAAGCAGATGAGATTTGTGGTGTGGTTGCTAGTGTCCGTCCACAGTCGAAGCAAGACAAGCTCTCCTTGTGGACTAGGACGAAGTCTAATGAAGCTGTTCTGGTatga
- the GS2 gene encoding glutamine synthetase 2 (glutamine synthetase 2 (GS2); FUNCTIONS IN: glutamate-ammonia ligase activity; INVOLVED IN: in 8 processes; LOCATED IN: in 6 components; EXPRESSED IN: 23 plant structures; EXPRESSED DURING: 14 growth stages; CONTAINS InterPro DOMAIN/s: Glutamine synthetase, catalytic domain (InterPro:IPR008146), Glutamine synthetase, beta-Grasp (InterPro:IPR008147), Glutamine synthetase/guanido kinase, catalytic domain (InterPro:IPR014746); BEST Arabidopsis thaliana protein match is: glutamine synthase clone F11 (TAIR:AT1G66200.1); Has 8236 Blast hits to 8234 proteins in 2572 species: Archae - 144; Bacteria - 3324; Metazoa - 415; Fungi - 259; Plants - 1746; Viruses - 3; Other Eukaryotes - 2345 (source: NCBI BLink).), whose protein sequence is MAQILAASPTCQMRVPKHSSVIASSSKLWSSVVLKQKKQSNNKVRGFRVLALQSDNSTVNRVETLLNLDTKPYSDRIIAEYIWIGGSGIDLRSKSRTIEKPVEDPSELPKWNYDGSSTGQAPGEDSEVILYPQAIFRDPFRGGNNILVICDTWTPAGEPIPTNKRAKAAEIFSNKKVSGEVPWFGIEQEYTLLQQNVKWPLGWPVGAFPGPQGPYYCGVGADKIWGRDISDAHYKACLYAGINISGTNGEVMPGQWEFQVGPSVGIDAGDHVWCARYLLERITEQAGVVLTLDPKPIEGDWNGAGCHTNYSTKSMREEGGFEVIKKAILNLSLRHKEHISAYGEGNERRLTGKHETASIDQFSWGVANRGCSIRVGRDTEAKGKGYLEDRRPASNMDPYIVTSLLAETTLLWEPTLEAEALAAQKLSLNV, encoded by the exons ATGGCTCAGATCTTAGCAGCTTCTCCAACATGTCAGATGAGAGTGCCTAAACACTCATCAGTCATTGCATCATCATCCAAGTTATGGAGCTCTGTTGTGttgaaacagaagaagcagagcaaCAACAAAGTCAGAGGCTTTAGAGTTCTTGCTCTCCAATCTGATAACAGTACTGTCAATAGAGTTGAGACTCTTCTCAATTTAGACACCAAACCTTACTCTGACAGGATCATTGCTGAATACATTTGGATCGGAGGATCTGGAATTGACCTTAGAAGCAAGTCAAGG ACTATCGAAAAGCCGGTGGAGGATCCTTCTGAGCTACCTAAGTGGAACTATGATGGTTCGAGTACCGGTCAAGCACCTGGTGAAGATAGTGAAGTGATTCTATA CCCGCAAGCTATCTTCAGAGATCCTTTCCGTGGAGGCAATAACATCTTG GTTATCTGTGATACTTGGACACCAGCTGGTGAGCCAATTCCAACAAACAAACGTGCTAAAGCTGCTGAGATCTTCAGTAACAAGAAGGTCTCTGGCGAGGTTCCATG GTTCGGCATTGAACAAGAGTACACTTTACTTCAGCAAAACGTCAAATGGCCTTTAGGTTGGCCTGTTGGAGCGTTCCCTGGTCCTCAG GGTCCTTACTACTGTGGAGTTGGAGCTGACAAGATTTGGGGGCGTGACATTTCAGATGCTCATTACAAAGCTTGTTTATATGCTGGAATTAACATTAGTGGTACTAATGGTGAAGTTATGCCTGGACAG TGGGAGTTCCAAGTTGGCCCGAGCGTAGGAATTGATGCAGGTGATCATGTTTGGTGTGCTAGATACCTTCTTGAG AGAATCACAGAACAAGCTGGTGTTGTCCTAACACTTGATCCCAAACCGATAGAGGGTGACTGGAACGGTGCTGGTTGCCACACCAATTACAGTACCAAGAGCATGAGAGAGGAAGGAGGATTTGAAGTGATCAAGAAGGCTATCTTGAACCTCTCGCTTCGCCACAAGGAGCACATCAGTGCCTACGGTGAAGGAAACGAGAGAAGGTTGACCGGAAAGCACGAGACAGCTAGTATTGACCAGTTCTCATGG GGCGTGGCTAACCGTGGATGCTCTATTCGTGTGGGACGTGACACCGAGGCGAAAGGAAAAG GTTACTTAGAAGATCGCCGTCCAGCATCTAACATGGACCCATACATTGTGACCTCACTTTTGGCAGAGACCACACTCCTGTGGGAGCCAACTCTTGAGGCTGAAGCCCTTGCAGCTCAAAAGCTTTCTTTGAATGTTTAA
- a CDS encoding Putative endonuclease or glycosyl hydrolase (Putative endonuclease or glycosyl hydrolase; BEST Arabidopsis thaliana protein match is: Putative endonuclease or glycosyl hydrolase (TAIR:AT1G01355.1); Has 35333 Blast hits to 34131 proteins in 2444 species: Archae - 798; Bacteria - 22429; Metazoa - 974; Fungi - 991; Plants - 531; Viruses - 0; Other Eukaryotes - 9610 (source: NCBI BLink).): MMMKTKEADASTVNGASTGFSWDINRCSAGAAATSVWWDINRCPLPNDVDVRRVSPFIKRALEKLGYTGALTTTAIGILTDVPHDFLTQVYSSGIAIHHIPLVSETDIFELSSAVIYWTWDNLPPSNIMLISNELIFSSLLDKLCGFGYNVVRSIFPDDPQQAASASTSQGRTYSGKAYWQAYGQMLWVRRH; the protein is encoded by the exons atgatgatgaagaccaAGGAGGCCGATGCCTCGACCGTGAACGGGGCCTCGACCGGCTTCAGTTGGGACATCAACAGGTGTTCGGCTGGGGCTGCAGCGACAAGCGTCTGGTGGGACATCAACAGGTGTCCGCTTCCCAATGACGTTGATGTTCGTCGGGTGAGTCCGTTTATAAAACGGGCGTTGGAGAAATTAGGCTACACTGGTGCTCTCACAACCACTGCCATTGGCATACTAACAGACGTTCCTCATGACTTCCTCACACAAGTCTATTCTTCTGGAATCGCTATTCACCACATCCCTCTTG TTTCTGAAACAGATATCTTTGAACTTAGTTCGGCTGTCATTTATTGGACTTGGGACAATCTACCTCCGTCTAATATAATGCTCATATCAAATGAGTTAATCTTCTCGAGTCTTCTTGACAAGCTATGTGGATTCGGATACAACGTCGTTCGGTCAATATTTCCAGATGATCCTCAGCAAGCCGCGTCCGCTTCCACTTCCCAGGGCCGTACTTATTCTGGGAAAGCTTACTGGCAAGCTTACGGGCAGATGCTATGGGTTCGGAGGCACTAG